TTTGAAACATAAAATTGTTAAGTTTGTTTATTGCTCTGGTTATCTCATTCAGAAATCTGTAATAAGGTTCGTTTCATTGTCGGAGGAGATGGACCTAAACGTGTGCGGTTAGAAGAGATGAGGGAGAAACATTCCCTTCAAGATCGTGTTGAAATGTTGGGTGCAGTCCCACATGCTCAAGTGCGTTCTGTCCTTGTTTCTGGCCATATATTCTTAAACAGGTACTTGATAATGCAAGGTAGGGGTACCTTATAATTCAGCTTAAGTTgtctattcatttttttttctgctaTAATATTTTAACTCATCAATTACATACACGAGTAAAGCTATTTCACACCAATGGGTTTTGCATTTAATGTGCTCTCCGGAACCTCTATCTAAACATGGTTTCATCCCTATAACAGTTCCTTAACAGAAGCCTTTTGCATAGCCATACTAGAGGCTGCCAGTTGTGGATTATTGACTGTCAGTACACGTGTAGGAGGTGTTCCCGAGGTCCGTATAATGGGCCTAACTATTTATCATGCATGTTCAATGTTTGATCACAAAGTAACACACTTCAGTAATTTTGAGTACATTTTAGCTTAACTACTCCATTTCTGGCTGTAGGTTCTACCAGATGACATGATTGTACTAGCTGAACCAGATCCTGGTGATATGGTTCATGCAATCAAGAAGGCAATATCTATTCTTCCCATGATTGATCCCCAAGTGATGCACAATCGAGTATGGATATTTGATATTAAATAAATTGTCTGTGAAAGTTGACTACTTGAACAGTGGTTAAATGTGTTTTTTCTCATTTTCATGACTGCTGCTAGATGAAGGGGCTTTATGATTGGCATGATGTTGCCAAAAGGACAGAGATCGTGTATGATCGTGCACTAAAATGCACAAATCAAAGTCTTCTAGAAAGACTCTCTCGGTAAGCTTCTGAACATATCATTAAACAAAGATATGTGTTATTGATTACAGCAATGTTTTTTCTCAGAACAATGTATTTGTGCATGGATAGCATTTAGCTCAGCTTTTTTGTCACCCTTGTCTTTGCCTTTATTTGGGATAGAATTGATAAAAGTAGTATGCTGATGGGATTGATTTTGTTGTTTAAAGAATAAAGATTGACCCTTATCCCTACTaaattaaacaaattaaaacCTTCTGACTTAACTTTTGAATATGATTGCAAGATGTGAATTTTAGTCATGTCACAAAATTCTTTGTAATGGAGCAACACATGTTTTGGTTTTTAGGTTTTGGTCATCTGATTTGGGTTGCTTATTCAACTTTTTTCCACCTTAAATCCAATTACTTTTAGCCAGATAATTTCCTTAGCTATTTACATTAATTAACATTAGATAAATTAGTAATATTGAAGGCTCAAGAGTTAATTTCATATTCTTGTCAGGTATCTCTCGTGTGGATCATGGGCAGGCAAGCTATTTTGCTTGGTAATGATCATCGATTTTTTGCTATGGCGACTGTTGCAATTGTGGCAGGTTTAGAGTTTCTCCATGTCACTTTTAGCCTTCTTCATTATCACATCAAaattttcttttcaataatCTCTTTTTTTATTCTGGCAGCCCGCAGAGCGTATCGAGGAGGTGCCTGATTTTACCATGTTCCATGATGAAGACTGCAGTAGACCTTGAGAtatagttttgtatttcatGTCCACAACAAGGGGAAATGTTAAATGTTAAGAGCCAAGTTTGTGTTTCAGATTGAGTACTAGAGCTAAATAGTTAGTGACAGTATATTTTTGTTCAGATTTATTGAAGATTGGACTTTTATTAAAGTACAAAAATTGATGAGTTATGAAGATTGCTTGACTGGCAAACATAAACATGATTTTTTTAGTTATACAGGTTGTGTTAGGtcaattttatttaatgttaGATTTGAGTTTGATATTTGTTTGTAATACATAAGTCTCGACATGATATGAACATGATTGACGAACACAAATTGCTAAGTGTTTGCATTGCTGAATCTTGGTTGGTCAGTTGGTGTATGATTGAATAGATCATGAGTGTGTGTTGGTTTAGTACCATCCTTTTTATCTAAATACATGTTTGGTACACTAAAATACTCATTTGGTATCCTTAACTCAAATATGATCAACTGGCTAGTCTGTCTTTAACTACACAAGTTTCATaatcctaataaaaattgagaaaatttcACTACATACTTCTTTTCAATTAATGCCTATACCCTTAATTTTTATTCCCTCTTTTAAAATCTATTATgcttacttttttttaatcattctaCTAATTTTATCTTTATTACTTCACGATagtctttatttttctttaattaaaattttacccCAACTTTTCTACAAACCTATACATCTATCTCTAAAGAACACAatgtattatatttaaaattatgtcttAATTATGTGAGAGTGTGAAGATAATTTAGGTATAATACTCATAAAAAGAgatatatttgaattaaattttctttaaaGGTAAACTTAATTGATGTATAAAAAaaaggattatttcacaaatacacaaaaacaataaaaaaattacaaaaatacggtttcacggaattttaaatatttttatgatttttatttacagaaaatacagtctttttatgttgtactcttgttaatttgttattgattttttgttatctgtatgttattttttgttattgtttagatattattttgatgttacttttatatagttttcttattgtttctatgaaaaattgtaaaaatatataaaaaaaaaactttaaatgtaaaaatataatttttttttacaaaaaataatgccTTATGtatttatccaaaaaaaaaaagaaggtaTTCTTCAATTTCTCCcataaaagaaattatattcTATACCCCTTTTATAttttcctcttttatttttatcattttttttttaaaattctattatttttacctcttttttaaaTACTGCATCAATTTTGtttgtcacttcaagatactttcCATGTGACCAGAGCCGGTCTAAAGGTATATGAGGCCTAAGGCAAAATTAAATCTTGGGGCCCCTACatatatagtttaattattatcaaaatgataattgtagacttgtaataatttagtgTGATGGTAAAACTTTTGAAAACTCTTAAGAACTCTAAGATTCAATCATTCATACATACTCAttaaatagtttatttttttaaaaaatagaaaagtagaTATTGGAAATTAATTCCTTGACCTTAAATTAAGACTTTTTGCCACTACACCAAACAATATTTATTATActttcttattatttaatattttatctatatactaataatttttttttacagtttcAGGACCCTAAGCGTTCAGGCCCCGAGGCACATGCCTAGCTCGTCTATCCTCAGAGTCGGCCGTGTCTATAATTCACAATTTTTTGTCTAAAGCATGTCAACTTGCATAACTTATTACCTATTAAGTTCTCTTTATTTGCTAATACTGCATTATTCTCATATACTAATTCACACATATATTTTATTGCAAGATAATTCATACTACTCTTCTTCTTTTAAGTTGCAAAATGTTGAAGTAAAtgctcttttttcttcttcttcttttggtattatttcactaaaaaagatatatttgtatgtatagATACCATTCCATTATTGTTGTTTTAAATGATAGAAATTACTTTTTATGTATGTACAAAAATATTTCcatgtaattataaaatatttgaatactgaaattataaaatttgcaAGTTCAAAATACTTTTGCTCTGATGTAGGCTATCTTTGCATAAGAAGTACTCATAGTAAaactaatttaataatatttaaacacaaaatgatattttaaataataaaatatattattaatatctttataattatttaatcgacaaaattggtaatttttaaattatataaataatcatGACATTTTTACAAAAGTACATGTGATATAATTTAGTAACATTTTTAAAATGTCactaaaattatttgaaataaatataGTGACATTTGaaatgttattaattattattttagtcgCATTTTTAAATGTTACTAAAATTATTTAGTGACATTTAACTTTACTTCACATTGAAATATCTTACATTTTTCACAATGTTACAAAAGCTATAAATGTTAATAAAAGTGACATTTTAAAATGTTACTAAAATGTTAATACGTTAACCCTTATTTTACAtattctattctttttttttagtgtttattttaaatttctttataaaaagaaaaataaaaagatattcCCAACCAAATTGAGTTGGGCTATGAGGTTATGGGCCGCGTGTCTATCAATTGGGCTGGCCCAGATCGAAATGGGTCCTAAGCCCAAGATGTGATCTCAATCAAATACCAAATTATCAATAGAAATGGCAAATTGGGGTTTTTTCGCGGATCGGATCGGGGCCTTGACCCGATGGAGCAGTCCCGCCCCGGTACAATCGAATCGATATTCGGGTCTTTGTCCCGCCGCGCCCCGCCCCGGTTAGGTTTTTTTGCGGGTCGGGTATGACCCGATCCGCTAAtgcattaacttaaaaaaaaaaaaaaaatcaaattcctAACCCTAAATCCCTAAATTAAAAATTCGAAGACTCCCCCATTGGTGAATACTGAATTAACAGTTCTCCCATCCCACCACCATTGATTATCTCTGTGCGCCTCTCACCTTCCCTCGCCAGTTGTCACACCCAGCTCCGGCCTCACTCTCTATTTTTGTCGACGACTGCAGGTATGAATCTCCACcagttatttttttgatttggtTTTGATTTCAACATCTGGGTATTATTGGGTCACGTTCTGTAATTGCATTCACGTTCTGTCATtcataatttctcataaacggCTTACTTCATCATCTTTAACTAAAACGGGTCCCATATCATTAAAGGTTATATCTTAAAGAGAAGCAAGAAACAATGTCCTACTTCTCTTACGTTCATTAAGCttaacttttgtaaatcttGGCAACAGAGATTAAAAAAGAACCTAACTAAAGCtattataaacatatattatatatatgcttaTTGTTTGTTTGTGTATTCAAACAATTCTTCTTGAAATGATTGAATGAGGAAAtagtaaattattaaatatatatagtgaGAGGCTGCACATGTGTGGCCCATGAAACGAGCTACTTTTTGACTTGGGGTTTCTTGGTGGGTCCCCATTCCTTGGCTAACATCAtcactcttcttcttcaaggtgtTGACTGTTGAAGTTGAACCACTGCCTTTACTCACCACTCTTGTTCTTGGTGTTCTGATTTTGGTTACCCTCAAAAGAATTGTCTTTTCCACTAAGAAGAAGAGTGAATTCTCCAAACTCCCTCCTGTGCCTAGTAAttgtttgttgttttgttttaatggggtttttattttgtgattaaagattgGATAAGTGGGATttgtttttaaagaaaaaaaaaaagaaattatagaaTTGGGGTGTTTAGTTTGAGGTGTTATATATTTGACTAATATATGTCTTTGATAAGTGGGATTTACGGTTAGTAAAAAAAGTTTATtaagaaatataaaaaaaaaaaataagagaatgtatatttttattaaaaaaaaaactcctaatgttaaatttgataaattttaaaataattataaaatataattaaatactttaattgattcaataaaaattcttataaaattttaggaaaatatttttctcTTAACTTATAAagtcacttataaaataaaatttgaagaagtaaatttgaaaaaaaaaaaaaatcgggtCAAACCCGACCCAGTTGGGTTGGGTCGGGTCAGACCCAATTACTTTTTTAAGGTAAtcggggcggggcggggcaaTAGCTTGTCGAGGCGGGCGGGGCAGACCCGCCCCATTTGCCATTAATACTTTCGGCCCAATACAAGTGGCGGACATGGACCTCATTGTCGTGAGGATTGCTATGTCCATTGGGCTTTCCATTATACCCCTTTCCTCTCAAATgggtaaattgaaaaataactcttttatttatcaataaatgaaaggaattatttcacaaaaacataaaaacaataaaaaaatttataaaaatatggtttcatggtattttaaatatttttacgattttatttacaaaaaatacggtctttttatgttgtaatcttattaatttgttgttgattttttgttatatgtatattattttttgttgttattttcatgttacttttatgtagttttcttgttaattttatgttgttttcgtgttattttttagaaaatcgtaaaaatgtgaaaaaacattctttgaacgtaaaaatgtaaatattttacaaaaaatgatgccttatgtaattattccaattaaaaaatacctcttttatttatcaataaaCCAAATCTAcctctaatttttaattattgaaacatacctttttttatatgtactgtacccaaaataccctcacATAAAGGAGTCACatgcagggccggccctgagggTAGGCAGGCTACGCATGCGCCTCGAGCCCTCGAACGCTTAGGCcccgaaattgtaaataaaaaaaaattaatacatagGTAAAGtgttaaataataagaaaatataacaaaaattatTTGGTGTAGTAGTAAAAAGTCTTACTTTAAAGTAAGAGGTCATGGATTCAATTCCCAACctctactttttaatttttttaaaaaatatttaatgtgtAGTTATGAGGGATTGAACCTTTGACCTCTTAagagttttttaaaattttatcatTACACTAAGCActagaactatcatttttataaTAGTTAAACTATGTATAGGGGCCCAAAATTTGATTTCGCCTTAGGCTCCATATACCTTAGGACCGGCCCtgaacacatgtaatatacaTGGTCGGCTTTAACCCTGTGCAAGCTGTGCAATTGCACAGGGCCCAACCTTGCACAGGACCAACTAAATAAAAGCTaaaatatttatcatttttaaatttaaatccttttcagtttattttttttttcatttttttaattaatgaccCACCTCTTTATACTTAGAATCTCCTCCAATTTATAggagtttaatatttttttttttcaatcttttaTATTCCATTCAATATATGTTTGATagtggaatatatatatataatatcttttagttgtttcaaaaattgattaataaatatttttttttcatcatatatatttaaatatttctattcaattttaagtttttcattttaaaaaaaaaaatatatcaaaagagaaaagaaaaatatacacacgattatatatatgagttaaTGGCAAgactttatttttttgaaaaaaacttATCAAATATGAatgaaacattttttttaactaaaacttctagaagtaaatttttaaacttgatatacttaaaaaaaataaataaaaaaattgaacataaaatttaattatactattatttttattaagggCCAAATTTTTAAGATTGGAACAGGGCCTCTAAAATATTTAAGACGGCCTCGTAATATATGTAATATGTTTGAAGTTTTTTAAACAATTATAGTACACTATAATATCTATTTATGGTATTGTAAATTGgggtgatatttttttttaaaactcggGTGATGTTATAACAAATAGTCTTatgaaacaaaaaattaaaaaaaaatatatatattttgatacgTGTGAGCATGAAAATCGACTATGAATTTTAATTTGCACTAATCTAATTCATATATATTGTTGTGATTACACTTAGAAGAAGAagagttatttatttattttttttttttgataattgaAGAAGAGTTGTCTGATTATGAAGAACAATTAACCATGGAGAACTACAGCAATGGCAGAAAAATTATTCCTTTCTTTGTTAACAAAGTCAAAAACCCTCAAAACCACAAAGCAACTCCATTCATTTCTCTACAAAAACGCTCTTCAAAACCATCCTTTACTCTTCTCCAAACTCCTCCTCCACTGCGCCATAACCATCACCGGCAACGGCTCCGGCGAAGAACAGCCTCTCCACTACGCTCGGCGTCTTCTCTCCCACTCATCTCCAAACCCACCTGATGCTTTCATGTACAACACACTCATTCGAGGTCTAATTGATTTTCCCCAAATTGCTGTAAATACCTTTATGGAAATGAGATTAAAACCCTTATCATCTCCCATTGATAGTTTTACTTTCGTTTTTCTTATTAAATCAGCTGCTAATTTGAGATGTGTTAGGTTTGGGATTCAACTTCATTGTCAAGCTTTGATTCATGGGCTTGATACACATCTTTTTGTTGGGACAACACTCGTGAGTATGTACTCTGAATGTGGGGTTTTGAATTTTGCTAAAAAAGTGTTTGATGAAATGTCTGAACCAAATGTTGTTGCGTGGAATGCTTTTCTTAATGGTTGTTTTAAATGTGGtgatttgagaagtggtgaaGAGTTTTTTGAAATGATGCCTATTAGGAATTTGAGTTCTTGGGATATTTTGCTTAATGGGTATGTTAAGTTAGGTGAGATTGAGTTAGCAAAGATTACTTTTTTAAGAATGAGTGTTAAGGATGATGTTTCTTGGAGTACTATGATTGTTGGGTTTGCTCAAAATGGTTGTTTTGATGAAGCTTTTGGGTTTTTTAGAGAGATTCATAAGTTGAGATTGAAGCCTAATGAAGCTAGTTTAAGTGGGGTGTTATCTGCATCTGCACAGGCTGGTGCTTTTGAATTTGCTAAGGTTGTTCATTGTTTGATTGAGAAGAGTGGTTTTGTGTGGATGGTTTCGGTGTGTAATGCACTTCTCGATACTTATTCTAAGTGTGGGGATTTAGGTATGGCTCGGTTAGTTTTCGAAAGAATgttggagaagaagaagagtgtTGTTTCGTGGACATCGATGATAGCTTCACTTGCTATGCATGGTTATGGTGTTGAAGCTATAGAGCTCTTCCATAAGATGGAAAATTGTGGAATTAAGCCTGATGGGGTTAGTTTCATTTCGGTTTTGTATGCTTGTAGTCATGCCGGTTTGATTGAAGAAGGGTGTAGATATTTCTCGATGATGAGAGATTTCGATATAGAACCTACTATTGAACATTATGGTTGTATGGTTGATCTTTATGGGAGAGCTGGTAAATTGGAGAAGGCTTATGAGTTTGCTTGTGAAATGCCAATTTCACCGAATGACATCATTTGGAGGACTCTTTTAGGGGCTTGCAGCCTTCATGGTAATGTTAAATTGGCCGAGCAGATAAAGAAGAGACTTTCGAGATTCGATCTTGACAATTCTAGCAGTGGTGATCATGTTCTTTTGTCGAATGTATATGCCAGTTTAGGGAAATGGGAAGATGTTGCTTCGGTTAGAAGATCAGCGAGCGAGCAGAAGATAAAGAAAGCTCCCGGATGGAGCATGATTGAAGTTGAGAAGCTAGTTTATCGGTTTATGGCTGATCAGAAACAAGAT
This Cannabis sativa cultivar Pink pepper isolate KNU-18-1 chromosome 6, ASM2916894v1, whole genome shotgun sequence DNA region includes the following protein-coding sequences:
- the LOC115725507 gene encoding pentatricopeptide repeat-containing protein At1g74630-like; this translates as MAEKLFLSLLTKSKTLKTTKQLHSFLYKNALQNHPLLFSKLLLHCAITITGNGSGEEQPLHYARRLLSHSSPNPPDAFMYNTLIRGLIDFPQIAVNTFMEMRLKPLSSPIDSFTFVFLIKSAANLRCVRFGIQLHCQALIHGLDTHLFVGTTLVSMYSECGVLNFAKKVFDEMSEPNVVAWNAFLNGCFKCGDLRSGEEFFEMMPIRNLSSWDILLNGYVKLGEIELAKITFLRMSVKDDVSWSTMIVGFAQNGCFDEAFGFFREIHKLRLKPNEASLSGVLSASAQAGAFEFAKVVHCLIEKSGFVWMVSVCNALLDTYSKCGDLGMARLVFERMLEKKKSVVSWTSMIASLAMHGYGVEAIELFHKMENCGIKPDGVSFISVLYACSHAGLIEEGCRYFSMMRDFDIEPTIEHYGCMVDLYGRAGKLEKAYEFACEMPISPNDIIWRTLLGACSLHGNVKLAEQIKKRLSRFDLDNSSSGDHVLLSNVYASLGKWEDVASVRRSASEQKIKKAPGWSMIEVEKLVYRFMADQKQDEIVKEAYEKLREIMLRLKVEGGYVPEIGNVLHDVEEEEKEDSVSRHSEKLAVAFGIARLREGNVVLRIVKNLRICRDCHVVMKLISKVYGLEIVVRDRSRFHSFKDGSCSCKDYW